A genomic region of Pseudomonas sp. RSB 5.4 contains the following coding sequences:
- the ubiE gene encoding bifunctional demethylmenaquinone methyltransferase/2-methoxy-6-polyprenyl-1,4-benzoquinol methylase UbiE: MTDQRKGSDAEPTTHFGFKNVPESQKAEKVAEVFHSVAAKYDLMNDLLSGGMHRLWKRFAIELSGVRSGNRVLDIAGGTGDLTKKFSHLVGPTGQVVLADINESMLKVGRDRLLDLGVSGNVEFVQADAEKLPFPDNHFDCVTIAFGLRNVTHKEDALRSMLRVLKPGGRLLVLEFSKPTNALMSKAYDAYSFAFMPLMGKLITNDSESYRYLAESIRMHPNQETLKSMMVDAGFDRVTYHNMTAGIVALHRGIKP; the protein is encoded by the coding sequence ATGACTGATCAGCGCAAAGGCAGCGATGCCGAACCCACCACTCACTTCGGCTTCAAAAACGTTCCGGAAAGCCAGAAAGCGGAAAAAGTCGCTGAGGTGTTCCACTCCGTAGCCGCGAAATACGACCTGATGAACGACCTTCTGTCGGGCGGCATGCACCGTCTGTGGAAGCGTTTCGCGATCGAACTTTCCGGTGTGCGCAGCGGTAACCGCGTGCTCGACATCGCCGGCGGCACCGGTGACCTGACCAAGAAATTCTCGCACCTGGTTGGCCCTACCGGTCAGGTGGTATTGGCCGACATCAACGAATCCATGCTCAAGGTCGGCCGTGACCGCCTGCTGGATCTGGGTGTGTCGGGCAACGTCGAATTCGTTCAGGCGGACGCGGAAAAGCTGCCGTTCCCGGACAACCATTTCGACTGCGTGACCATCGCCTTCGGCCTGCGCAACGTGACGCACAAGGAAGACGCCCTGCGCTCGATGCTGCGCGTGCTCAAGCCCGGCGGCCGCCTGCTGGTGCTGGAGTTCTCCAAGCCGACCAACGCGCTGATGTCGAAAGCCTACGACGCTTACTCGTTCGCCTTCATGCCGCTGATGGGCAAGCTGATCACCAACGATTCGGAAAGCTATCGCTACCTGGCCGAATCGATCCGCATGCACCCGAATCAGGAAACCCTGAAGTCGATGATGGTCGACGCCGGTTTCGATCGCGTGACCTATCACAACATGACCGCAGGCATCGTCGCCCTGCACCGCGGCATCAAGCCCTGA
- the phaC gene encoding class II poly(R)-hydroxyalkanoic acid synthase, which produces MRDKPATGVVPSPAVFINAQSAMTGLRGRDLLSTLRSVAAHGLRNPIHSARHALKLGGQLGRVLLGETLHPTNPQDARFADPAWSLNPFYRRSLQAYLAWQKQVKSWIDESSMSEDDRARAHFAFTLLNDAVAPSNTLLNPLAVKELFNSGGQSLVRGLSHLFDDLLHNDGLPRQVTKQAFEVGKTVATTPGAVVFRNELLELIQYKPMSEKQYAKPLLVVPPQINKYYIFDLSPQNSFVQYALKNGLQTFMISWRNPDVRHREWGLSTYVEAVEEAMNICRAITGAREVNLMGACAGGLTIAALQGHLQAKRQLRRISSATYLVSLLDSEIETPTTLFADEQTIEAAKRRSYQRGVLDGRDMAKVFAWMRPNDLIWSYFVNNYLLGKEPPAFDILYWNNDNTRLPAAFHGDLLDFFKHNPLTHPGGLEVCGTPIDLQKVTVDSFSVAGMNDHITPWDAVYRSTLLLGGERRFVLSNSGHVQSILNPPSNPKANYVENGKLSSDPRAWYYDAKRVDGSWWPQWLEWIQQRSGTQHETTFTLGNPNYPPMEAAPGTYVHVR; this is translated from the coding sequence ATGCGCGACAAACCTGCGACGGGCGTAGTGCCCAGTCCCGCCGTGTTCATCAATGCACAGAGTGCAATGACCGGGCTGCGTGGCCGGGACCTGCTCTCGACGCTGCGCAGCGTCGCAGCCCACGGTCTGCGTAACCCGATCCACAGTGCCAGACACGCGCTGAAACTCGGCGGCCAACTCGGTCGCGTGCTGCTCGGTGAAACCCTGCATCCGACCAACCCGCAGGACGCGCGGTTCGCCGACCCGGCGTGGAGCCTCAATCCGTTCTACCGGCGCAGCCTGCAGGCGTATCTGGCCTGGCAGAAACAGGTCAAGAGCTGGATCGATGAAAGCAGCATGAGCGAGGACGACCGCGCCCGCGCGCACTTCGCGTTCACCCTGCTCAACGATGCCGTGGCGCCCTCCAATACCTTGCTCAATCCGCTGGCGGTCAAGGAGCTATTCAATTCCGGCGGCCAGAGTCTGGTGCGCGGTCTGAGTCATCTGTTCGATGATCTGCTGCACAACGATGGCCTGCCGCGCCAGGTCACCAAACAGGCTTTCGAAGTTGGCAAGACCGTCGCGACCACCCCCGGTGCCGTGGTGTTTCGCAACGAGCTGCTGGAGCTGATCCAGTACAAGCCGATGAGCGAAAAACAGTACGCCAAGCCGTTGCTGGTGGTGCCGCCGCAAATCAACAAGTACTACATTTTCGACCTCAGCCCGCAGAACAGCTTTGTCCAGTACGCGCTGAAAAACGGCCTGCAGACCTTCATGATCAGTTGGCGCAACCCGGACGTACGCCACCGGGAATGGGGCCTCTCGACCTACGTCGAAGCGGTGGAAGAAGCGATGAACATCTGCCGGGCGATCACCGGCGCGCGCGAGGTCAACCTGATGGGCGCCTGCGCCGGTGGCCTGACCATTGCCGCGCTGCAGGGGCATCTGCAGGCCAAACGGCAGCTGCGGCGAATCTCCAGTGCGACCTATCTGGTCAGCCTGCTCGACAGCGAGATCGAAACCCCGACCACCCTGTTCGCCGACGAACAGACCATCGAAGCCGCCAAGCGCCGTTCCTATCAGAGAGGCGTGCTCGACGGTCGCGACATGGCCAAGGTGTTCGCCTGGATGCGGCCCAACGATTTGATCTGGAGTTACTTCGTCAATAACTACCTGCTCGGCAAGGAGCCGCCAGCCTTCGACATCCTCTACTGGAACAACGACAACACGCGCCTGCCCGCCGCATTCCACGGCGACCTGCTGGACTTCTTCAAGCACAACCCGCTGACCCACCCGGGCGGCCTGGAAGTCTGCGGCACGCCTATCGACCTGCAGAAAGTCACCGTCGACAGCTTCAGTGTGGCCGGCATGAACGACCACATCACGCCGTGGGACGCGGTGTATCGCTCGACGTTGCTGCTCGGCGGCGAGCGGCGCTTCGTGCTGTCCAACAGCGGCCACGTGCAAAGCATCCTCAACCCGCCCAGCAACCCGAAAGCCAATTACGTCGAGAACGGCAAGCTCAGTAGCGATCCGCGCGCCTGGTATTACGACGCCAAACGCGTTGACGGCAGTTGGTGGCCGCAGTGGCTGGAATGGATTCAGCAGCGCTCCGGCACGCAGCACGAAACCACGTTTACCCTCGGCAACCCGAACTATCCACCGATGGAGGCAGCACCCGGCACCTACGTGCATGTGCGCTGA
- a CDS encoding TetR/AcrR family transcriptional regulator, with translation MKTRDRILECALQLFNEKGEPNVSTMEVANEMGISPGNLYYHFHGKEPLILGLFERFQNELAPLLDPPSDAELAPEDYWLFLHLIVERLAQYRFLFQDLSNLAGRLPKLAKGIRNLLNALKRTLASLLARLKASGQLVSDTQALGQLVEQITMTLLFSLDYQRILDREGEVKLVVYQIMMLVAPHLLPPVKVATERMALQYLEDHE, from the coding sequence ATGAAAACCCGCGACCGGATTCTCGAATGTGCTCTGCAGTTGTTCAATGAGAAAGGCGAACCGAACGTCTCCACCATGGAAGTTGCCAATGAGATGGGGATCAGCCCCGGCAACCTCTACTACCACTTCCACGGCAAGGAGCCGCTGATTCTCGGCCTGTTCGAACGCTTCCAAAATGAACTGGCGCCGCTGCTCGATCCTCCATCGGATGCCGAGTTGGCGCCGGAGGATTACTGGCTGTTCCTGCACTTGATCGTCGAGCGCCTGGCGCAATACCGGTTTCTGTTCCAGGACCTGTCGAACCTCGCCGGGCGCCTGCCAAAACTGGCCAAGGGCATCCGCAATCTGCTCAACGCACTCAAGCGCACGCTGGCGTCATTGCTGGCGCGCCTGAAGGCGTCGGGGCAATTGGTCAGTGATACCCAGGCGTTGGGGCAACTGGTGGAGCAGATCACCATGACCCTGCTGTTCTCGCTGGACTATCAGCGGATTCTCGATCGCGAGGGTGAGGTCAAACTGGTGGTGTACCAGATCATGATGCTGGTGGCACCGCATCTGCTGCCGCCGGTGAAAGTGGCTACTGAACGGATGGCCCTGCAATACCTCGAAGATCACGAATGA
- the ubiB gene encoding ubiquinone biosynthesis regulatory protein kinase UbiB: protein MKLLAVRRLLRIQRVVIRYRLDDLLFELPLPWFLLALRYVLPWRWLPRKPLELSRGARLRLALQDLGPIFIKFGQILSTRRDLLPEDIADELMLLQDRVPPFDSQLSIKLIEEQLGKKISEVFSRFDVEPLASASVAQVHAAQLKTGEEVVVKVIRPGLKPVIAQDLAWLFILARAAEKVSADARLLHPVDVVQDYEKTIYDELDLLREAANASQLKRNFEGSPLLYVPQVYWDWCRPKVLVMERIYGIQVTDLATLADQRTDMKMLAERGVEIFFTQVFRDSFFHADMHPGNIFVSTVNPWSPQYIAIDCGIVGSLTPEDQDYLARNLFAFFKRDYRRVAQLHIDSGWVPAETKLNEFEAAIRTVCEPIFEKPLKDISFGQVLMRLFQTARRFNMEVQPQLVLLQKTLLNIEGLGRQLYPDLDLWNTAQPFLERWMRERVSPKALLGNVQSQFEQLPHLANMARDLLERMSQPHAYDPPPPWHKRKDDWFLRLLGCAHLAGGTILAAGGPLHELGHWPAGIMVAVGLYLVVRR, encoded by the coding sequence ATGAAGCTGCTTGCCGTCCGCCGTCTGTTGCGCATTCAGCGCGTCGTGATCCGCTACCGCCTCGATGACCTGCTGTTCGAGCTGCCGCTGCCCTGGTTTCTCCTGGCACTGCGTTACGTGCTGCCGTGGCGCTGGTTGCCGCGCAAGCCGCTGGAGCTGAGCCGTGGCGCGCGTCTGCGTCTGGCGTTGCAGGATCTGGGGCCGATCTTCATCAAGTTCGGGCAGATTCTCTCGACCCGCCGCGACCTGCTGCCGGAAGACATCGCCGATGAGCTGATGCTGCTGCAGGACCGCGTACCGCCGTTCGATTCGCAGCTGTCGATCAAGCTGATCGAAGAACAGCTGGGCAAGAAAATCAGCGAAGTGTTCAGCCGTTTCGACGTCGAACCGCTGGCCTCGGCCTCGGTGGCGCAAGTGCATGCCGCGCAGCTGAAAACCGGTGAAGAAGTGGTGGTCAAGGTGATCCGCCCGGGCCTGAAACCGGTGATCGCCCAAGATCTGGCGTGGCTGTTCATCCTCGCCCGCGCCGCCGAAAAGGTCTCGGCCGACGCCCGCCTGCTGCACCCGGTGGACGTGGTGCAGGACTACGAAAAAACCATCTACGACGAACTCGACCTGCTGCGCGAGGCGGCCAACGCCAGCCAGTTGAAGCGCAACTTCGAAGGCTCGCCGCTGCTCTACGTGCCACAGGTCTATTGGGACTGGTGCCGGCCGAAAGTGCTGGTGATGGAACGCATCTACGGGATTCAGGTGACGGATCTGGCGACCCTCGCCGACCAGCGCACCGACATGAAAATGCTCGCCGAGCGCGGCGTGGAGATCTTCTTCACCCAGGTGTTCCGCGACAGTTTCTTCCACGCCGACATGCACCCGGGCAACATCTTCGTCAGCACCGTCAACCCGTGGAGCCCGCAGTACATCGCGATCGACTGCGGCATCGTCGGCAGCCTGACCCCGGAAGACCAGGACTACCTGGCGCGCAACCTGTTCGCCTTCTTCAAGCGCGACTACCGCCGCGTGGCGCAGTTGCACATCGATTCGGGCTGGGTGCCGGCGGAAACCAAACTCAACGAATTCGAAGCGGCGATCCGCACCGTGTGCGAGCCGATCTTCGAAAAACCGTTAAAAGATATTTCATTTGGCCAAGTGCTGATGCGCCTGTTCCAGACCGCGCGGCGCTTCAACATGGAAGTGCAGCCGCAACTGGTGTTGCTGCAAAAGACCCTGCTGAACATCGAGGGCCTCGGTCGTCAGCTGTACCCGGATCTGGATCTGTGGAACACCGCGCAGCCGTTCCTCGAGCGCTGGATGCGCGAGCGCGTCAGCCCGAAAGCCTTGCTCGGCAACGTGCAGAGCCAGTTCGAACAGCTGCCGCACCTGGCCAACATGGCCCGCGACCTGCTCGAACGCATGTCGCAACCGCACGCCTACGACCCGCCGCCACCGTGGCACAAACGCAAGGACGACTGGTTCCTGCGCCTGCTCGGTTGCGCGCATCTGGCGGGCGGGACGATCCTTGCCGCCGGCGGCCCGTTGCACGAACTGGGGCATTGGCCGGCGGGCATCATGGTGGCAGTCGGCTTGTATCTGGTCGTTCGCCGATAG
- the tatC gene encoding twin-arginine translocase subunit TatC → MSDLPENDQHMPLVSHLTELRTRLLRCVAAVFIIFAGLFAFTQQIYTFVSTPLRQYLPVGATMIATDVSSPFLTPLKLTMMVSLFLAIPVILHQIWGFIAPGLYKHEKRIAVPLLVSSILLFYTGMAFAYYFVFPLIFKFFAAATPAGVEMMTDITSYLDFVMTLFFAFGVAFEIPVAVVLLVWIGVVDVKYLKKIRPYVIIGCFVVGMILTPPDIFSQTLLAVPMWMLFEIGILFGSLVSKRERPDENPADDHNDQPPATQA, encoded by the coding sequence ATGAGCGATCTTCCCGAAAACGACCAGCACATGCCGCTGGTATCGCACCTCACCGAGTTGCGCACCCGCCTGCTGCGTTGTGTGGCGGCGGTGTTCATCATCTTCGCCGGGTTGTTCGCGTTCACCCAGCAGATCTACACCTTCGTCTCGACGCCGCTGCGCCAGTACCTGCCGGTCGGCGCGACGATGATCGCCACGGATGTGTCGTCGCCGTTCCTGACGCCGCTGAAGCTGACGATGATGGTCTCGCTGTTCCTCGCGATTCCGGTGATCCTGCATCAGATCTGGGGCTTCATCGCGCCGGGCCTGTACAAGCATGAGAAACGCATCGCGGTGCCGCTGCTGGTGTCCAGCATCCTGCTGTTCTACACCGGCATGGCGTTCGCCTATTACTTCGTGTTCCCGCTGATCTTCAAATTCTTCGCCGCCGCCACCCCGGCCGGCGTGGAAATGATGACCGACATCACCAGTTACCTCGACTTCGTGATGACGCTGTTCTTCGCCTTCGGCGTCGCGTTCGAAATCCCGGTGGCCGTGGTGCTGCTGGTGTGGATCGGCGTGGTCGACGTCAAATACCTGAAGAAGATTCGCCCGTACGTGATCATCGGCTGCTTCGTGGTCGGCATGATCCTTACGCCGCCGGACATCTTCTCGCAGACCCTGCTGGCAGTACCGATGTGGATGCTGTTTGAAATCGGCATTCTGTTCGGCAGCCTGGTCAGCAAGCGCGAACGCCCGGACGAAAATCCGGCCGACGATCACAACGACCAGCCGCCAGCGACCCAGGCATGA
- a CDS encoding phasin family protein — MAGKKNTDKEGSSWIGKVEDYSRKIWLAGLGVYSKIDTDGSKLFESLVKDGEKAEKLTKSAVGKKVDAAKDSASSAKSRISGVKDRALGKWDELEGAFDKRLNSAISRLGVPSRNEVKALHSKVETLTKQIEKLTGEKARPVAAKTAAAKPAAKTAAAKPAAKTAAKPLVKAAAKPVAKAKAAVKSVAKTAAAKPAAKTAAKPVAAAKAAAKPAAKTAAKPAAKPAAKTAAAKPAAKPAAKPAAAKKPAVKKPAAPKAAAPKPAAPAAAKPATPATPASASNSAAAPTPVATPTAASTPSTPTSQS; from the coding sequence ATGGCTGGTAAAAAGAACACCGATAAAGAAGGCAGCTCGTGGATTGGGAAAGTCGAAGACTACTCCCGCAAAATCTGGCTGGCTGGTTTAGGCGTGTACTCGAAGATCGACACTGACGGCAGCAAACTCTTCGAGTCACTGGTCAAAGACGGCGAGAAAGCCGAGAAGCTCACCAAGTCCGCAGTCGGCAAGAAAGTCGATGCCGCCAAGGATTCCGCTTCTTCGGCCAAGTCGCGCATCAGCGGCGTGAAAGATCGCGCACTGGGCAAGTGGGACGAGCTGGAAGGGGCTTTCGACAAGCGCCTGAACAGCGCGATTTCGCGCCTCGGTGTGCCAAGCCGCAATGAAGTCAAGGCGCTGCACAGCAAGGTCGAAACCCTGACCAAGCAGATCGAGAAACTTACCGGCGAGAAGGCACGTCCGGTAGCGGCGAAAACCGCTGCGGCCAAACCGGCAGCTAAAACTGCAGCGGCAAAACCGGCAGCCAAAACAGCTGCCAAGCCATTGGTCAAAGCGGCTGCCAAACCAGTTGCGAAGGCTAAAGCAGCCGTTAAATCCGTAGCGAAAACGGCTGCCGCCAAACCTGCTGCGAAAACAGCGGCCAAGCCGGTTGCAGCCGCCAAGGCAGCTGCGAAGCCTGCCGCTAAAACCGCGGCGAAGCCAGCAGCCAAGCCAGCAGCGAAAACCGCTGCCGCCAAACCTGCTGCCAAGCCAGCGGCCAAACCGGCTGCGGCGAAAAAGCCGGCAGTGAAAAAACCGGCCGCGCCGAAAGCCGCTGCGCCGAAACCGGCAGCACCTGCGGCAGCCAAGCCTGCTACCCCGGCAACCCCGGCCAGCGCGTCGAACTCCGCCGCTGCACCGACCCCGGTAGCCACCCCGACTGCTGCATCGACCCCGTCGACGCCAACCAGTCAGTCCTGA
- the tatB gene encoding Sec-independent protein translocase protein TatB: MFGISFSELLLVGLVALLVLGPERLPGAARTAGLWVGRLKRSFNAIKQEVEREIGADEIRRQLHNEHILSLEQEARKIFTPVQQEPTPVQPVAEQTPAAPVAEQPASVEHVSAAAAEAAPIMKPVEPVAPAAAPIASAPHDSTLPPRAP; this comes from the coding sequence ATGTTTGGTATCAGCTTCTCTGAACTGCTGCTCGTCGGCCTCGTCGCCCTGCTGGTGCTGGGCCCCGAGCGTCTGCCGGGCGCTGCGCGCACCGCCGGCCTGTGGGTCGGCAGGCTGAAGCGCAGCTTCAACGCGATCAAACAGGAAGTTGAACGTGAGATCGGTGCCGACGAGATCCGTCGGCAACTGCACAACGAGCACATCCTGTCGCTGGAGCAGGAGGCGCGGAAGATTTTCACGCCGGTTCAGCAGGAGCCGACGCCCGTGCAGCCAGTGGCAGAGCAGACGCCTGCGGCTCCCGTTGCGGAGCAGCCGGCGAGCGTCGAACACGTTTCTGCCGCAGCCGCTGAAGCTGCGCCGATCATGAAGCCTGTCGAACCCGTTGCACCTGCGGCTGCGCCTATTGCGTCAGCTCCTCACGACTCCACACTGCCGCCGCGAGCCCCATGA
- a CDS encoding twin-arginine translocase TatA/TatE family subunit produces MGIFDWKHWIVILVVVVLVFGTKKLKNLGTDVGESIKGFRKAMNDDEKPAADPTVTPAQPVPPVQPQATAQANPPHTIDVQAQKVEEPIRKDV; encoded by the coding sequence ATGGGCATTTTTGACTGGAAACACTGGATCGTCATTCTGGTAGTCGTGGTGCTGGTGTTCGGCACCAAGAAACTGAAAAACCTCGGCACCGACGTCGGCGAGTCAATCAAGGGCTTCCGTAAAGCCATGAACGATGACGAAAAACCGGCCGCCGATCCGACCGTAACGCCTGCGCAGCCCGTTCCACCGGTGCAGCCGCAGGCCACCGCTCAGGCCAACCCGCCGCACACCATCGACGTGCAGGCGCAGAAAGTCGAAGAGCCGATCCGCAAAGACGTGTGA
- a CDS encoding SCP2 domain-containing protein, translating into MLLTGLLASVELGLNRVLRLDSTALPRLAHLTGKVIAVDCRSPALQLFILPSDEGLMLASHWETGVDCTLRAPASSLVKLAVSKDKTAVLHAPEVELDGDSGVLLELAGVLQDLELDWEYELSRWLGPVATQLIGGHLRSRARWYQQGFASLNQNLAEYLAEESRTLVGQREAEARFSELDRIKLDLERLEARFERLSRSLDPSDNA; encoded by the coding sequence ATGTTGCTCACCGGGCTGCTCGCCAGCGTCGAACTCGGCCTCAACCGGGTGCTGCGTCTCGACAGCACGGCGCTGCCGCGGCTGGCGCATCTGACTGGCAAAGTGATTGCCGTCGATTGCCGCAGCCCGGCACTGCAACTGTTCATCCTGCCCAGCGATGAGGGCCTGATGCTCGCCTCGCACTGGGAAACCGGCGTCGACTGTACCCTGCGCGCCCCCGCTTCAAGCCTGGTGAAACTGGCCGTGAGCAAAGACAAGACCGCGGTGCTGCACGCCCCGGAAGTCGAGCTCGATGGTGACAGCGGCGTGCTGCTGGAGCTGGCCGGGGTGCTGCAGGACCTCGAGCTGGACTGGGAGTACGAACTCTCACGCTGGCTCGGCCCGGTCGCCACGCAACTGATTGGCGGTCACCTGCGCAGCCGCGCACGCTGGTATCAACAAGGATTTGCCAGCCTCAACCAGAACCTCGCCGAATACCTCGCCGAAGAATCGCGCACCCTGGTCGGGCAGCGCGAAGCCGAAGCGCGGTTCAGCGAACTGGACCGGATCAAACTTGATCTGGAACGTCTCGAGGCGCGTTTCGAGCGCCTTTCCCGATCCCTCGACCCAAGCGATAACGCATGA
- the hisI gene encoding phosphoribosyl-AMP cyclohydrolase → MKNWLDEIKWDADGLVPAIAQDHKTGRVLMMAWMNREALELTAAENRAIYWSRSRGKLWRKGEESGHVQTLHEMRLDCDADVIILMVEQIGDIACHTGRQSCFYRVYENGDWKTVDPVLKDPHAIYSAGHKHE, encoded by the coding sequence ATGAAAAACTGGCTGGACGAGATCAAGTGGGACGCGGATGGCCTGGTGCCGGCGATTGCCCAGGATCACAAGACCGGACGCGTGCTGATGATGGCCTGGATGAACCGCGAAGCGCTGGAACTGACCGCTGCGGAAAACCGTGCAATCTACTGGTCACGTTCCCGTGGCAAGCTGTGGCGCAAGGGCGAAGAGTCCGGCCACGTACAGACCCTGCATGAAATGCGCCTGGACTGTGATGCCGACGTGATCATCCTGATGGTCGAACAGATCGGCGACATCGCTTGCCATACCGGCCGTCAAAGCTGCTTTTACCGCGTCTACGAAAACGGTGACTGGAAGACAGTCGACCCGGTTCTGAAAGACCCGCACGCTATCTATTCCGCAGGACATAAACATGAGTGA
- a CDS encoding polyhydroxyalkanoic acid system family protein: MAKISVERAHSLGKEAAREKADKLAQKLSDQYGLEPQWSGDTLNLKRSGVKGAVHVADDSIRVDVELGIMMSAMSGMIKAEIEKALDKALV, from the coding sequence ATGGCCAAAATCAGTGTTGAGCGTGCCCACAGCCTGGGCAAGGAAGCCGCCCGCGAGAAGGCCGACAAGCTGGCGCAGAAACTCTCCGATCAATATGGCCTGGAGCCGCAGTGGTCGGGCGACACCCTGAACCTCAAGCGCTCGGGCGTGAAAGGCGCGGTGCATGTGGCTGACGATTCGATCCGCGTCGACGTGGAGCTGGGCATCATGATGTCGGCCATGAGCGGCATGATCAAAGCCGAGATCGAGAAGGCGCTGGACAAAGCGCTGGTCTGA
- a CDS encoding phosphoribosyl-ATP diphosphatase produces the protein MSDTLTRLAEVLEERKGAAADSSYVASLYHKGLNKILEKVGEESVETIIAAKDAAISGDCSDVIYETADLWFHSMVMLAQLGQHPQAVLDELDRRFGLSGHVEKASRPSA, from the coding sequence ATGAGTGACACCCTGACTCGCCTGGCCGAAGTGCTCGAAGAGCGCAAAGGCGCAGCGGCCGACAGCTCATATGTAGCTAGTCTGTATCACAAGGGCCTGAACAAGATTCTGGAGAAAGTCGGCGAAGAGTCGGTCGAAACCATTATTGCCGCCAAGGACGCCGCCATCAGCGGTGACTGCAGCGATGTGATCTACGAGACTGCCGACCTGTGGTTCCACAGCATGGTCATGCTCGCCCAACTGGGGCAGCATCCGCAGGCCGTGCTGGATGAACTGGATCGTCGCTTCGGTCTGTCCGGACACGTCGAGAAAGCCTCGCGTCCGTCCGCCTGA
- the phaZ gene encoding poly(3-hydroxyalkanoate) depolymerase, with translation MPQPFIFRTVDLDGQTLRTAVRPGKPHLTPLLIFNGIGANLELVFPFVAALDPDLEVIAFDVPGVGGSSTPNRPYRFPGLAKLTSRMLDYLDYGQVNVIGVSWGGALAQQFAHDYPERCKKLVLAATAAGAFMVPGKPKVLWMMASPRRYIQPSHVIRIAPLIYGGSFRRDPTLAASHAAKVRSAGKLGYYWQLFAGLGWTSIHWLHKIHQPTLVLAGDDDPLIPLINMRMLAWRIPNAQLHIIDDGHLFLITRAEAVAPIIMKFLQEERQRAVMHPQPSPLGG, from the coding sequence ATGCCGCAACCGTTCATTTTCCGTACCGTCGATCTGGATGGGCAGACCCTCCGCACCGCGGTACGCCCCGGCAAGCCTCATTTGACGCCCTTGCTGATTTTCAACGGCATCGGCGCCAACCTGGAGTTGGTGTTTCCGTTTGTCGCGGCGCTGGATCCGGATCTCGAAGTGATCGCCTTCGACGTGCCCGGTGTCGGCGGCTCGTCGACGCCGAACCGGCCTTATCGCTTTCCCGGGTTGGCGAAGCTGACCTCGCGGATGCTCGACTACCTCGACTACGGCCAGGTCAATGTGATCGGCGTGTCCTGGGGTGGTGCACTGGCGCAGCAATTCGCCCACGACTACCCGGAACGCTGCAAGAAACTGGTGCTGGCGGCGACCGCGGCCGGTGCCTTCATGGTGCCGGGCAAACCGAAAGTGCTGTGGATGATGGCCAGCCCGCGACGCTACATCCAGCCGTCCCACGTGATCCGCATTGCGCCGTTGATCTACGGCGGCTCATTCCGCCGCGACCCGACGCTGGCTGCCAGCCATGCAGCGAAAGTACGTTCGGCGGGCAAGCTCGGTTACTACTGGCAACTGTTCGCCGGCCTCGGCTGGACCAGCATTCATTGGCTGCACAAGATCCATCAGCCGACCCTGGTGCTGGCCGGTGACGACGACCCGCTGATCCCGTTGATCAATATGCGCATGCTCGCCTGGCGGATTCCCAACGCCCAATTGCACATCATCGACGACGGTCATCTGTTCCTGATCACCCGCGCCGAAGCGGTGGCGCCGATCATCATGAAGTTCCTCCAGGAGGAGCGTCAGCGAGCGGTCATGCATCCGCAACCCTCGCCGCTGGGCGGATAA
- a CDS encoding phasin family protein — protein MAKVILKKKIDVSTSALSDVKSYARKIWLAGLGAYAKVGQEGSDYFQELIKAGQTVEKKGKKVVTEKLEAANAEIDEAKDEVSSFKGRVEVQLDKVEKAFDSRVASALNRIGIPSKHDVETLSAKLDELTALLERVARKS, from the coding sequence ATGGCCAAAGTAATTCTGAAGAAAAAAATCGACGTTTCGACTTCTGCTCTGAGCGACGTCAAATCCTATGCCCGCAAGATCTGGCTGGCAGGCCTGGGTGCCTACGCCAAGGTCGGCCAAGAGGGCAGTGACTACTTTCAGGAGTTGATCAAGGCTGGTCAAACTGTTGAAAAGAAAGGCAAAAAAGTCGTCACCGAAAAGCTCGAAGCCGCCAACGCCGAGATCGACGAAGCCAAGGATGAGGTCAGCTCGTTCAAAGGTCGCGTCGAAGTTCAGCTCGACAAGGTCGAGAAGGCGTTCGACTCCCGCGTGGCAAGTGCCTTGAATCGTATCGGCATTCCGTCTAAACATGACGTTGAGACACTCTCTGCTAAGCTCGATGAGCTGACGGCATTGCTCGAACGCGTCGCGCGTAAATCTTAA